The following nucleotide sequence is from Fusarium graminearum PH-1 chromosome 1, whole genome shotgun sequence.
ATACTGCAGCATATCAACCCGATTGCTTATGAAATGTACACTACCTCAATGTAGTCCAGTTTGTAAGATGTCGTAGCACGGGGACACCTGTTGGTAAAGTCAACGCCAGGGCTCACCAGCACAAAGTTCGAACCACACGTCCAAAAGTCCGCATTTCCCTTGTTTCCGAACTGGCACTGAAGTTTCTGATAACCACTTCCATTTCCAGCAACGATATCGCAATCAATAGGAGATAGGCCACTGTCCTCGATAAGCGTGGCCTCGGCAGCAATCGCGAGACTGTAGTCGTTTGATGCATAGTATCCAAGGAGATTTCCAGCGCGATCGCCATTACcaatcttgaccttgccagTTCTTTCGCTCAAGGTGAAGAATAGTGTAGAGCTGACGTCGTCGGTAAAGGCAATGTATTTTATATCAGAATTTCCCGTGTCGGAGATTACGGAGTAGCCTAGGCCGCCAAGGGGTGCCAGGGAGGGGTCACTGCTGCCGTGGGCGTACAAGTAGATTGATTGGAGTGCTTCGGGCTCCTCGCTGGTGGTAGTAGCTGCAGCAGTGGTGGCTGTTGCTTCGACTGTGGTCTCAGCAGTTGTAATAGGGTTTGTAGTCGTAGTGATATCGGCAAGGGCTGTAGTTGTTGTTTCAACCGAAGAAGCACCGGAGGTAGTTTCGACATTTACAGTTGTTCCAGTCTCGGTTGTAGACTCAGACTCGGCTGGGTCGGTGGTGGACTGGGGGACATCAACAGAAGCAGTGGATGTCGCGGTCTCACTTTTGGTCGCTGTCTCGATGACGGATGCAACAACAGTTGACGAGGAAACAATCGATGAAGGACGACATGGACTAGCGTTAGCTAGACAGGCAGCGAGCAGGACAACAGTCCCAGTAAGAAAATTGCGCGAAATCATTGTAATGAATGACGAGGTTAAACCCTGAAGTGTGTGACAGAAGGCAAGTAAAGGCAAAGAAAGACAATAGCAAAAAAATActttctggatctggatcttgtATAAAAAGTGcccccttttcttttcttaaCTTAGGCTCAGGGCTGAATGTCTTAGTGCAGAGCTAGTTGAGGCTATTGATTATAGCGGCTACCTTAGCAAGTCAATTGCAGTAAATACCAAATGGTGGTAATTGCGACAAATGAACTAATAGCGCTATTGGAAAATTTAACATTAACGTTTCCATACTCCATAATAGCTAGCGCTCGGGCATTATCATTTTATCATATCTGAGGCAGATTCAATTCTTCTTATGACATCGACATTTGCTCCCTCACAAGAAAGTACACTCACTTAAGACAGATTAAGAAGCAGTGCTACATTAGGCATGACTTAGTTATTGTACTAGATGAGAGCAGTGAAAAACATACGATTCTACCTAATAACTCGGACAACTTTAGGTCGTTAACCAGGGTTAGCGAACCAGTTGCCTCAACCCACAGTAAGCAGTCCACTTGAGAAACCCCTGTCTAACTAATGAGAGACAAGCATTTGCTAGCATATCTGTTATTGTCTCCACAGTTTGTCTGACATCTTACTGAACTGTTCAACCCGACGCGTCGAACCTTGATCTCTATGGTCGTCAGTTACATGATAATGTCCACCAAGCTTTGCTCGCCTTGTCGGCAGGCATTTACCAATCCAAAAGCGCCTAAAACTTTACCAATTGACATTTGTTATTATCCGTTTCACGAGGGACCATGGAAAGTCTTCCAAGAGCAGTCGGATATATCACATAATGACACCGAGGCTGTCGCTGCATGTGACTTTTGTGCATTCGCAGTCGCCTATGCTGCTTCAGACAAAGCCCTTGGAGAATACTCAATCGGCTCCTTTGCTGACTTTGATACAACGTTGCCTCTTCACAAACAGGGCGAGCCTATGTTGGCTTTCTGGGAGCGCATCTCGTACCGATTTGAAGACTTGTTCTCCAAAGGTCTTGGGCTCCGAAGACAGCTAGTTGATAGCCTCAGCCAAATTGATATGCGGTTCTTCCAAGCTGAAGGTGAGTAACTATTTTCTCTTCATAGCATAACCCCGAGCTGATTAAATGCCAGATCCTCGCATGCAATGTCACAAACCGATCGACAAATCGTCAAAAAGCACATCCAGCGAGTTCAGTTTCAACTGTTTGTCAGCTTGGATCCAAAATTGTTCAGAGAATCATATGTCATGCCAAAAACTACACACGCGAAACATTCCGCTAAAGAATTGGCTCCCAGCTCGGCTTGTCAAGATTATCCTGAACGCCCAGAGCACACCAGAGACTGTACGAATCATAGAAACTGACAAAGTTGATTTCGAGTCTTCCCACATTCAGTATGCTACTTTGAGCTACTGCTGGGGCAAGAAGCCCCTCACAAAGCTTCTCAGATCTAATTTCGATACCATGACAACTAGTGGAATGTCAGTTCACGACCTTCCCTTGACATTTCGCGATGCCGTCACTGCCACAAATTGCCTTGGTCTAGAGTATATCTGGATAGACGCTCTCTGTATTATTCAACAAGATTTAGAAGACTGGGTATCACAGTCAACTACAATGGCAAAAGTCTACACATATTCCACAATCACTCTCGCAGCGGCAGCCTCGTCAAACTCACATGGAGGGCTATTTCGAGACCGAGACCCTACAGGTATAAACGGTACTCGAGTAAACATCGCATGGCCTTCTGTTGAACTCGATGGGGAGTTTTTAATCGTGCCTACCGATCCATGGCTTAAGGCTGTCGCTAAATCACCTCTCTTGAAACGCGCTTGGGTTTTCCAGGAACGTCTTTTATCACATGGAACTGTCTACTTTGCCCACGATATGCTATACTGGGAATGTGGTGAGCTCTATGCATCAGAACTCTATCCCGAAGGGGGGCCGTGGGATTTACAGTACAGATATAAAGAGATCAATGCTTCTAATAGGCTGCCCCCGGGTGTGCAGGCTGCAGGAGATTATCGGTTCAAACACATTTACACTGATATTCTTACGAAGAAATTGGGCCAGTACAGACCTGCAACAGATCAAGAGATGTTTCTCTACGTCTGGGCTTCTGTTGTGGCACAATACAGCGCTGGAAAACTCACAAATGAAACCGACAGACTTATCGCTATTGACGGTGTAGCAGAGCAGATGACGTGTATCGTTCCAAGAAAACATTATCTTAATGGTGTTTGGGGCCAAGAAAGCCTTCTGCATTTGTTACTTTGGCAAATAAGTTGGCCTGAAGATACACCACCAAGCATTAAAGTCGCACCGAGCTGGTCTTGGGCCTCTGTCAACGCACCAGTGGagtttttctttttatttcgCGCCCAGACCGAACCTAAGTTAGTTGCGCAAGTTGTCAATACTGTCATACCGGAGGAGGCGAAGTCGAACACTCTGACAAACCCCCCCTTCACTTCCTTGGTCCTACGTGGTCCTTTGACAGAGGTACGATTTCGACAGGCTTCACGCAATTTTCTAGGGCCATTGcactggtggtggtggcgcCAGGGTTCAATGTCGCAACGATGGACCACCATCAAGCCGATCAACTTCAAACCAATGCTTGTCTTTATGAGAAAGGGTCTGAAAGCAGACCACCCGTGTATCATTTTGTTGGATAGGGAACTGCCAAAGAACACGCGAGTATTCGCTCTGAAgattgcagaagcagatgtTAAATCGGATGGGGTGGTCACGGTACCGTCCGATTGCGGGCTGCTACTAATACCCTGTACAGATgaaggacgaggacgaggaacATTTATCAGGGTTGGAATTTTTGAGATTGGAGTGAGTCGAATGCATAGGGACTGGCTTGATCATACGGCAATATTCAAATCCAGGACCAGATTGAGGGAAGGAATATGGAGCGACTTGGGGATAGACGAAGGATTCTACAGGagcaaagatcaagatggtatGTATACTGTTGAGGTTGTCTAAGAACAGACATGGCAGAACTATACTTGATATCCACTGAGCATTTATGCGTATCACATATTCATTCAATAGCTTTTTATTGATCTTTTATCTCTCAACTTATCCCGCAAGCGTCTCTCAATTTGGAAACAGTCACATCTTCCTTTGATCGCATGGACAACTGTATAGACTTAGACAATCTTCTTGAACACACGAAAGTTCATCACCTACAGTGACAATATTTTGGATGCCCTCTTCCCCAGCGTACCAAGTAAGATCTCTTCTGACTCGATTTTGGACACGCATTCGCTTGGCAGAATTTGCTGTCGGGCACCGGGTCCAGATTAAAACAGTATTTTTAGATATGGGGCACCGATATAAAGCCACATTCTTAGGGTCGGCagagttgagatgatggcTCAGTGACTCCAGTGTGACGTCTCTATCGACACTCACGAATTGAAACAACTCCTCCCCGTGATCCACGGCCTACGATTATAGTTAGCGTGAAGGTATGTGTTGGAAACTAGTGTCGCACAAGTTGCAATAAATCACCTTCTTGTAGACTTTGAAGGGATGAACGGGTGCGATCTTCGAGATCGTAACACGGCACTGTCGCTGGCTGGTCTCTAGTTGATGGAATATTAATAGTCCTACGTTCTACGGACTGTGATGACATGTCGATGAATGTTTGTGAGAGTGTGAATGTGTTGTTCTATGGGTAAGATGAGACATGTAATACAGTCGGCACGTGACACGCTTCGGATCAACTGACCGCTTTTCCCATTTTGGCAATAAACTCGTTTGGACTTTCGATGTGTgtagggtatcagaaaagtcGGTCATTTCAGGTACATGAGACGAGAGATGAAATTCCCGAGTGGATTTATACTATTTATCGTATGATCTTAGGGTTCGTAATTTTACTCGTTCAACCTGATAGCCTATATTAATTACAGGTTATGGGTATATGTGAATGCAAAACTCTGGAGTTCTCACGAGTTGTGTCACTGTGACGAGACTGACTACTCAATCACGTCATTATTTTCAGCTTGCATTCAGTCAAATGTAATTTTATTTAAATTCAAGTTTAATCATATATCATTGATTCATTTCAAAATCCTCTTCCAATCAAACATACTCGAAtatgtcttggatctcctCCACAgaaagcttcttctcaagcgCAAGTTGCAGTTGGATTCTGGCCTTGGAAGGGTTCAAGTACCCAGCACCGATACCGAAAGGCCTCTCTCCAACGTAACCCCAAGCAGTACGACGGCTGACAACAACAGGAATGTTAGTCTCGTTCAagaccttcttgatctcatcagcaGCTTCGTCAGGCCAGCCTCCAGCGCCAAGACCAGCGAGAACAATGCCCTGGGCGCCGCTATCGACAGCAGCTTGGAAAAGCTCGGGGTCCGCTTCTTGGTGGCCGTACAAAACGTCAACCTGAGGAAGAGCCTTCTTAGGTGAGCTAGCACTAATGTTGAAATAGTGGTGACCTAGTGGTCGACTAGCAGGGTACCAGAAGACGGGCTGAATGTTTTCAAAGGCACCAAGATAACCTTGATCTTCGGCAATGAAAGTCTGGACAGCATTGGCGTGGGATTTAACGGTGTAGCGTGCAGAAGcgatcttgtcgttgagtACAATCATTGTACCGCGACCCTTGGCACTCTTGCTACCTGCCAATCGAACAGCAGACAGGAGGTTGATGGGACCATCAGCGCTGATGGCAGTGGCAGGACGCATGGATCCAACCATAACAACAGGCTTTTCACTTTGGACAGTGAGATCGAGGAAAAATGAAGACTCCTCGAGAGTGTCTGTGCCATGGGTGACGACAACACCTTGGATGTGAGGGTTGTCAAGATCAGTCTGGATGCGATGCGCCAAAGTGGTCAGGATAGTAGAGTTTACATCGCCGCTATCAACGTTGGCGATCTGCACACCCCTGACGTTGGAGACGTTGCAGAGTTGCGGGACAGCGTCGATCAACGCTTGGATACCCAATGCACCAGCCTGGTAACCCGTAGTCTGATCGGCAGAACCAGCAGAACCAGCGATGGTACCACCAGTCGCgaagatggtgatgttgggaaGACTAGCGTTGAAGCACTCAAAGTCACCAACAGCCCGGGGGATAAGCTGCGGTGTTTCTGGCTCCGGGATCGGGGATGCAAGGGCAGCTGAGCCTGCAAGGGTTGCGATAGCGAGTAGGGAGTGGAAAGAGGGCGACATGCTGGGCTAACACAAGAGGGCACAACACTTGGAGAGACTGGAGATAGAGGAGGGGGGAGGTAAAGaacgagaagaaaaagactgCTCCTCCTCTGCGATCGCAGACATGTTTTATACTGTCGATGTCTTGGCCAAGACAATAGCTGGATGCTTATCACCGATCCGAGGATATGCGTATAATCCACAGTGTTACCACATCGTTATCCAGCAGAGGTCCAGGACCATGGTACAAACCAACACAGCctgcaagccaagacatATGAACAAGGTTGATTTAGAGTAATGCACCGCCAAATCGGAAGCGTAGCGTGGATAGTAAGCTCGGGTCACACACTAATTACGTACCGTGAGACCTTGTCAAGCATGCTGATCGCACAAGGATACGGAATGGTTCGAGCAGGTTTCTATTGTTTCCTTGACTCATGCTTGCATTGCATGAGAGGCTGAATTCAATTAGCCTCACCGAAAGTTTGCGAGTGGTCTGTTGCTCCAAATTGAAGCTGTCATTGTCAGAATCTGGAGTCGCCCGTTTAGTACTAGCTCTCCTTTATTCTTGAAGCGGGGTACAGATTGTCAATATGAAGAATGCTACGAGCCAAGCAAAAGCCAAGTCTTACCAGCCTCCTCACTGGAAAAAAACCTAGTCTTGACTCGTTGGGTTCTGTTCTGTGGAGGACTTCCACTCTCTGTTTCCATTATCTTTTCGTTACCTCATCCGAAGGAAACGGGTTCCTTATCTGGCCAATGCTCAACTCCACTTCTTTTTTCAGTCCCACGCGTGTGCGCGATTATCGCAATCTTGGATAACCAACAGCATCTGCTATCTCTCCTATCTCTTACTTGTCTGTCTAGTCTATCCCGTCCACACCCGTACATTCTCGATGTGATGGCCGACGATATTCCGAATCCACCCGCCAAGAGGTCGCAGGTACCGAGGGCTTGTCAACGCTGCAAAACCCTACGCAGAGGCTGCAACGAATATCGCCCCTGCAGGAGATGTGTGGATGCAGGTCTTGCAGATCGATGTATTGGACAGTCTGGTTCTCCCACCATTCTCCAGCCTATCCACGCGTACCCGTATCCTTACCAATCATTCCCAAACACACACAATGGTCCTGCGAATGCCCTCTCCAAACTGACTGACCTCGTTCCCAGTCAGGTACTGGACCACTGCGTTGAGCGCTTCTTTGCAAGATTGTACCCTACTATACCCATTCTTACGCGCGACTATGTTGGCCAACTCCGATCGacctctccatcttcactGGAGGAGAGATTGGAAGCATACACTGTTCTTGTGGCAATGTGTGCTCAGGTCTTACTCCAGTCTGAAGAACCAGAGAATCTTCTATCGCAGGGTCTCATCGCCCAAAATAACGCGACATATGGATCCATGATTGTTGACCAGACTgttgctcttcatcaatcaacTCCAAGAACTATGAGACCGCGCTTGAATCAATGCCTCGTGGCCTTTTTCCTGTACGCGTGTCAGGCGAGGTTGTCGCATCATAGCCAGACATTCTTATTTCTGCGCGAGGCAACGACTCTGTTCTGTTTACTGAGACTCGATGACATGGATCACACTTCTAAAGCGCTGGCACATCGTCTATTCTGGGTGCTCGTGATATCTGAACGATCCCACGCCATCCGATATCGTCGTCCAATTACGTTACAGATAACGGATGAAGCGCCCGAGATTGACGTGAATGATCCTTCATTAGCCGGATTTTGGAGTCTCTCGGCCCTCTTCAGACCAATTGACACATCCTTTGTTGCCCTTCTCAACCAGGAGCGTTTCGCAATCACGCCGCCACTTTCGTCACTCGATTTTGTTGAGACTGCTGTCAATACAGCAATCAAGCCAGACGCACTACTCCATGAGACACAAAAAGCAAACTTGAGGATAACACAGCTCTGGCTACGTATGACCGTATGGAAGCTACGTCTTCGACTCGGCCATCTTAGCGAAAACGCGCAGCAGTACAGTCTCACATATCAATATCCTCTAGTAATTGCCAAAGACTTGACCCTCTCAACGAGAGATCTCTCCATCGACAGTATTAGTATACACGGCATAGGCGTCACAGAGAAGTTGTATGATATCGTCTCAGCAGTAGTAGACGTTCTTGCTCGCGTACCTGTTGCGCCTTCAAGTCCACAAGGTTTGGCAATGGGGACAGCACCTGAAGATGACTTGTTGTATATTCGGAACCTCATCACTAAGCTACCAGGTGGTACAAGCACGTATGATCCTCTTCTGGAAAAGCACATTCAACAGGCGCTGCCCAGCCCTGAATCAACTGTGCCTGAGAATAGTCCCCCGTTACCAAGAGTAAATCTACAATAATATTACATCAGATATACTGTCAAATATGTACACACTCGTCACATGCTCCTCTAAATGACTACGTTCAATCATCTACtgaatctccttctcagaTGTCGGCTTCTTGTCAGAAATAACCGAATGGGAATATGGATCAACTTCTGTCTGGGCAAATTTCCTCGCCGACACGCGTTTCTCGAACAACACATCCAACTCTGCATATGTCCTATTTCTGGGTTCAGGGAGCCTGAAATATACCCAGATGGCGGAAAGTAAACAGGTTCCAGCCCAGAAATAAGCCGTGCGGGCGCCCCAATTCCACGCACTCGACGACAACTGGTAGTTGGTCATGACGTTGACAAATATGTTACTAGCGTTGTAAGCAGCGCGAGCCATAacaattgtctttgccttgaGACGGGTTGAGGACAGCTCGGAGATCAATGAATATGTGACCGGTCCAACGGTGAAGTCATATACAAATGTGAAGACGATGAGCATTGCGCCGATGGCCCAAACTGAaccgttgttgttggcaaAGGACAGCGACCCaacaatgatgagaatgacaagTTGGGTGCATAGACCAGTAAAGTGAATCGTCCTTCGACCAACCCTggccatcaagaaccaagaccCAAATGTGCCGACCATGCCAAGTGCGTACTGTGCCATGGAGAGTGAGAACGAGTTGCTAGCATCCATGCCGGCTTGAGTCAAGAAATATGAGAAATATCCCATGAGATTTTGACCGCCAAGAGTCTGGACGAGCCAGATACCAATCACGATCTCTGTGCGTCGGAGATCAACGCCTTTGAAGCAGTCTCTGTAGCTGGTGCCctccttcaagttcttttccatctcgttTGTGTGctcaatcatggcaatggTTTCATCGGCGTTGAAAttgggttgttgaggagatgtGAGTCGGAGAAGAGACTTCTTTGCAGCGGAACGATTGCCTTTGCGGACATGCCACCATGGGGACCTTGAACGCCGTCAGTTGGGGTTGAACGAAGACTGGATGATCTGATGACTTACTCGGGAGCAAAAATGACACCTGCAAGGATTGGAACAGGCCATACCCATTGTACTCCAAACGGGATGCGATAGGCCCACTCATCCCCTCGTCCGACAGAGCCCTTGTTAAcggcagcagcaaagaacTGCCCAATGACCCAACACATATTGATGAATGTCGTCAGGTACGGTCGGAGCACGACGGGTGCTACTTCAGACGCATACGCGGGTGTCACGCTCTGGAACGCGCCCCATGGAATACCTGTCTCATCAGCAAATGTGTACTTGTAGTCAACGGATAGATACGTACCACAGAGAACCTCTCCCAGAACAAGAATCTTGATGTTTGGGGCAAAGAataaaacaaagacaaatgCAATCATCAGAACAAGTGCTCCAACAGTAGTCATCTTGTATCCGTATCGGTCAGATGCCCATCCCGCAAGGATCAGACCAATGATCTCTCCAGCACGGGCACCGTTTGACAATCCAGATTGCCAAGCAGCTGAAACAGCGAACTTCTCTTTTTTGGCATCATACGTGCCAAACTTCTCGTTGAATACAGGGGAAGCGTACAGATTACCTAGCAAAGCAAGGTCGTAGCCCTCCATGATAAGAGTGGTAGACAACAGAACGGACCAGCCAATGGCTTTTGGGTAAGTTTTTACAGCTTCCCATAGAGTCATGTAGTgttcagcttcagcagcgaCCTTGGCTTCCGAGGCAAGTGTTTCGGGGGTGACAGCCTCATCATGCTGCGCGTTGGGTTGTTTTTCTGGAAAGGGTTTGGGGGACGCCATTGCGAATGGGCGAAAGAACAAAGTAGAAAATCTTTACTGCTAAAATCCAatgcaaaaagaaacgagaGAGAACCCGGTCTTTATATACTTGAACAACCGATGCTGTCTGTCAGAGTTTGAGGGTAAACGGGCTCCGCGCATATCCCCCAGAAAGAGAGCAAGGGCCGCTGGTCACTCGGTAAAGCCCGTGGGGAAAAGGAACAAAAACCTGGGGATGACAGACTGTGCAGTGTGGGGATAAGATCTaaggagaacaagattgGACACTCAAGTTGAGCTGGTTCCTAATGACAGGAGACTCCGCTAGTGGCACGGAGACTCCATCAATAGTTCAGCACAATTATTGGACAGTGTTGGAAAGAACGCTAAAAGCGGAATGACTCCGACGCTTTCATTGCTGAGACGGAGTCTCCGCCTCTAAGAACCAGCCACAATTTCAGACCAAGACACTGAACATGGCGTGAAGGCGTCGCATGACAATACAAACAGCCTCGGCCGATCTTTACCTAAAATCACAACCCGGCGGACAGTCCGATGTATGCGGCTCTAATCTGACTTATCTCCACATTCTCTTGCATCGGGTTTCATGAGATTGATAAACCGCTCGTTTCCCCTCGTCCAttttctcatcttcacctcTCTTTGTCGCATTTATCAACACTCCTTTCTTGTCATCTCTCTTGATTGACTAGACTATCATAattttcaacaccatgggTTCCATATCTTGGGATGAACATCATCAATATGCTGGTACTCATCCCTGGTGGAAAGCCGCGTCTTTTTATCAAGTCTACCCAGCCAGCTTCAAAGACTCCAACAGCGACGGTTGGGGGGACCTGCCTGGTCTCATCTCCAAACTGGACTATTTGAGCGATTTGGGTATTGACGTCGTCTGGGTCTCTCCCATTTTCGAAAGTCCCCAAAAGGACATGGGATATGACGTGTCAGATTATCAGAAGATTTACGAACCATACGgaagtgttgaagatgtcgacacTCTTATTGACCAATGTCATGCAAGAGGGCTCAAGATTATACTCGACCTTGTCGTGAATCACACGTCTGTTGAACACGAGTGGTTCAAAGagtcaagatcctcaaagGATAACCCGAAAAGAGACTGGTACATCTGGCAACCTGCACGCTATGATACAAATGGTGTGCGCCAGCCTCCCACAAATTGGAGGGGGTACTTTGCATGCTCTACGTGGACATGGGATGAGCATACACAAGAATATTATCTTCATCTGTACGCCCCAGACCAACCGGATCTGAACTGGGACAACGAAGAGTGCCGTGAAGCGATTTATGACAACACAATGCGTTTCTGGCTTGATCGAGGCGTTGACGGGTTTCGAATCGACACAGTCAACAAGTATTCTAAGAGGAAGGATTTCGTCGATGCCGCTGTAACGGATCCATCTTCGCCCCATCAACCGGCACCTGAGATGTGGTGTAACGGACCAAGGATTCATGAATTCATCCATGAAATGAACGAGAAGGTACTCAGACCGTACAATGCTGTGTCTGTGGGCGAGCTTTCCAATACACCTCATCCATCGCAGGTCATACCTTATGTATCTGCGGCAGCGAAAGAATTGGACATGGTGTTCGAATTCTCTATGATCAGACTCGGCAACGGTAACGGCTTTGGAGACAAGTACATCTATCAAGATTTCCCGTTGTCGAAGCTAAAGTCGTTTGTGGAAAGGTGGCAGAGGTTCATCGAGGGAACAGACGCCTGGACAACAGTATTCTGCGAGAACCACGACAATGGTAGAGCAGTCGATCGTTTCGGCGAtacttcatcatcggaaTGGTGGCTAAAATCTGCAAAGACCATAGCGATGTGGCAAGCGACTCTCACAGGTACATTGTTTCTctaccaaggccaagagatAGGCATGACCAACATGCCGCGCTCCTGGGGAATTGAAGAGTACAAGGACATTGAAAGCAGTAACTTTTTTGCCGAGGCTGTGGAATCTGGTaatgagaagagagtcaagGACACGATGCACGGACTCCAAATCATGGCGCGCGATCATTCGCGGATTCCATTCCAGTGGGATGATTCCCCAAATGCAGGGTTTACGAACGCACAGGCCAAACCGTGGATGAAGGTCCATGATGAGTACCGCGACATTAACGT
It contains:
- a CDS encoding alpha-glucosidase; translated protein: MGSISWDEHHQYAGTHPWWKAASFYQVYPASFKDSNSDGWGDLPGLISKLDYLSDLGIDVVWVSPIFESPQKDMGYDVSDYQKIYEPYGSVEDVDTLIDQCHARGLKIILDLVVNHTSVEHEWFKESRSSKDNPKRDWYIWQPARYDTNGVRQPPTNWRGYFACSTWTWDEHTQEYYLHLYAPDQPDLNWDNEECREAIYDNTMRFWLDRGVDGFRIDTVNKYSKRKDFVDAAVTDPSSPHQPAPEMWCNGPRIHEFIHEMNEKVLRPYNAVSVGELSNTPHPSQVIPYVSAAAKELDMVFEFSMIRLGNGNGFGDKYIYQDFPLSKLKSFVERWQRFIEGTDAWTTVFCENHDNGRAVDRFGDTSSSEWWLKSAKTIAMWQATLTGTLFLYQGQEIGMTNMPRSWGIEEYKDIESSNFFAEAVESGNEKRVKDTMHGLQIMARDHSRIPFQWDDSPNAGFTNAQAKPWMKVHDEYRDINVARQLKDPDSILSFYKEVLRLRKRYQDLFVFGSFKLVDPDDEFLFVYLKESVLPIKGSQGQKRKVLVVLNMSQEERPCPDAYTYLKCSANEAKVLLSTTDRFTDIQKTTLAGWEGRLYVNFNIE